A stretch of Lactuca sativa cultivar Salinas chromosome 6, Lsat_Salinas_v11, whole genome shotgun sequence DNA encodes these proteins:
- the LOC111911416 gene encoding phosphatidylinositol 4-phosphate 5-kinase 1, which produces MRQKKSGFQIGEETFYQKSNFKIQAPADINEQQPNFKQESSPTKQHLFSNRHTRSQLMNTQQQNHHRKTHQKSLVCCSSSEALLATKSVVLKVLKLSHVKVFWIKAPSRVLIILCLPSVYFFSFNHHESMYLYILFLIITLCILFLSLLNLPSIRLFIARNLPIFNLSNIGNASKTPPVVWSIGSKNQFESSTVSGFVVKVYSNGDVYEGEFYKGKCSGSGVYYYNMNGRYEGDWVDQKYDGYGVETWAKGSRYRGQYRQGQRHGYGVYRFFAGDMYAGEWIKGQCHGRGVHTCDDGSKYFGEFKGGLKHGLGHYHFRNGDMYSGEYFADMMHGFGVYHFANGHRYEGAWHEGRRQGFGMYSFRNGDTQSGHWDDGVLTVSPPLISQAKVDKSVEEARRMAEKAVGGGVAEEKVNRAVAAANRAANAGRVAAVKAVQRRSDHRSDIDDLSLLIV; this is translated from the exons ATGCGTCAGAAGAAATCAGGCTTTCAGATCGGAGAAgaaactttttatcaaaaatcCAATTTCAAAATCCAAGCCCCAGCTGATATCAATGAACAACAACCCAATTTCAAACAAGAATCATCACCCACAAAACAACATCTGTTCTCAAATCGTCATACACGATCTCAGCTCATGAATACTCAACAGCAAAACCACCACCGGAAAACTCATCAGAAGTCCTTAGTCTGTTGTTCATCTTCAGAAGCTCTTTTAGCCACGAAATCAGTTGTTTTAAAAGTGTTGAAGCTTAGTCATGTGAAGGTCTTTTGGATTAAAGCCCCTTCAAGGGTTTTAATCATTCTCTGTTTACCTTCCGTTTACTTCTTCTCCTTTAACCATCATGAATCTATGTATCTTTACATACTCTTCTTAATTATTACCCTTTGTATTCTTTTTTTATCTCTTCTTAATCTTCCTTCGATCCGATTATTTATCGCCAGAAATCTCCCAATTTTTAACCTTTCAAACATCGGTAATGCATCAAAAACACCACCAGTTGTTTGGTCAATCGGGTCAAAGAACCAATTTGAATCCAGCACAGTCTCCGGGTTCGTGGTGAAGGTTTACAGCAATGGAGATGTTTACGAAGGTGAGTTTTATAAAGGAAAGTGTTCAGGAAGTGGAGTGTATTACTATAACATGAACGGAAGATACGAAGGCGATTGGGTGGATCAAAAGTACGATGGCTATGGCGTTGAAACGTGGGCCAAAGGCAGCAGGTATAGAGGCCAGTATAGACAAGGACAGAGACATGGATATGGAGTTTATAGATTTTTCGCCGGAGATATGTACGCCGGAGAATGGATAAAGGGGCAGTGCCACGGCCGTGGGGTTCATACTTGCGACGACGGAAGcaagtattttggggaattcaaaGGAGGCTTGAAACATGGACTTGGTCACTACCATTTCAG AAACGGTGATATGTATTCCGGCGAGTATTTCGCAGACATGATGCATGGTTTTGGTGTGTACCATTTCGCAAATGGACATCGATATGAAGGCGCTTGGCATGAAGGAAGAAGACAAGGGTTTGGTATGTATAGTTTCAGAAACGGCGACACCCAATCCGGTCACTGGGACGACGGCGTTCTCACCGTTTCTCCACCGTTAATTTCTCAAGCCAAAGTTGACAAATCAGTCGAG GAAGCAAGACGTATGGCGGAGAAAGCGGTTGGTGGAGGTGTGGCGGAGGAGAAGGTGAATAGAGCGGTGGCGGCGGCTAACAGGGCGGCGAATGCAGGAAGGGTGGCGGCGGTTAAGGCCGTGCAGAGGCGATCAGACCACCGGAGTGATATTGATGATCTGTCACTGCTCATTGTCTGA
- the LOC111911417 gene encoding 60S ribosomal protein L37a, which produces MTKRTKKAGIVGKYGTRYGASLRKQIKKMEVSQHSKYFCEFCGKYAVKRKAVGIWGCKDCGKVKAGGAYTLNTASAVTVRSTIRRLREQTES; this is translated from the exons ATG ACAAAGAGGACAAAGAAGGCCGGCATTGTCGGAAAGTATG GTACCCGTTATGGTGCTAGTCTGCGTAAACAGATCAAGAAAATGGAAGTCAGCCAGCACAGCAAGTATTTCTGTGAGTTTTGTGGGAAG TATGCTGTGAAGAGAAAGGCAGTTGGAATCTGGGGTTGCAAGGATTGTGGGAAAGTGAAAGCAGGGGGTGCATACACATTgaa TACTGCAAGTGCTGTTACAGTTAGGAGCACAATTCGAAGGCTGAGGGAGCAAACTGAGAGTTAA